Proteins encoded together in one Nitrospiria bacterium window:
- the cysC gene encoding adenylyl-sulfate kinase, with protein MTTRRHSERREGKEGMRRQGFTVWFTGLPSSGKSTLAGMLQKKLLELGFPVEILDGDEVRQRLNQGLGFSKEDREENLRRISYVAKLLSRVGAVAITAAISPYQKSRDQARSDIEHFVEVYINCPVEECIRRDVKGLYAKAIQGKVQNFTGVSDPYEPPTRSEITVYTDRESPEESLQKILDGLIALRYIPGPAAGIPGNGSAKPEGSTLKKNL; from the coding sequence TTGACGACGAGGCGCCACTCGGAAAGGAGAGAAGGGAAAGAAGGAATGAGACGACAAGGATTTACGGTCTGGTTTACGGGACTTCCAAGTTCCGGGAAGAGCACTCTGGCGGGAATGCTTCAGAAAAAACTTCTTGAGCTCGGATTTCCCGTCGAGATATTGGACGGGGATGAAGTGCGTCAACGATTGAACCAGGGCCTCGGTTTTTCAAAAGAGGATCGTGAGGAGAATCTCCGGCGCATCTCCTATGTGGCGAAGTTGTTGAGCCGTGTGGGGGCCGTGGCCATCACCGCCGCCATCTCTCCCTATCAAAAGTCCAGGGATCAGGCCCGATCCGATATTGAACACTTTGTGGAGGTATACATCAACTGTCCCGTGGAGGAATGCATCCGGCGGGATGTAAAGGGACTTTACGCGAAGGCCATCCAAGGCAAGGTTCAGAACTTCACGGGGGTCTCGGATCCTTATGAACCGCCGACCCGATCCGAAATCACGGTCTACACGGATCGTGAATCCCCCGAAGAAAGCCTCCAGAAGATCCTGGATGGCCTGATAGCCCTTCGGTATATCCCCGGACCTGCGGCCGGGATTCCCGGGAATGGATCGGCCAAACCAGAGGGAAGCACATTAAAGAAGAATCTCTGA